The proteins below come from a single Acidovorax sp. NCPPB 4044 genomic window:
- a CDS encoding porin, producing the protein MKKNRIALGAALLLAASAHAQSTVQLTGLADLYAGSMKMAGDAGRRSVVNSGGLTTSWFGFKGTEDLGGGLKANFQLTSFFQADTGTPGRFANDTFFSRDANVSLSGDFGSVLVGRWMAPNFLPSVVGNPLGDSFTFSPLILHMNVPLFNGTGWAATTPADTGWSNQIVYSTPKFGGFSANLQYQFGEQPNSNGRKNVGANFFYFGGPLTVTGFYERDQIGNPGQGAYLGTTKKDWMLLGAYDFEVVKPYLSYGEAKADNTANKAKTVQLGASVPTGPSGKVIVEWVKTEMTQTDIDRKTFTVGYDYFLSKRTDVYAMLMNDRITAQTKGNSFGVGIRHRF; encoded by the coding sequence ATGAAAAAAAATCGGATAGCGCTCGGCGCAGCGTTGCTCTTGGCCGCCAGCGCCCACGCGCAAAGCACGGTCCAGCTCACCGGCCTGGCGGACCTCTATGCCGGCTCCATGAAGATGGCCGGCGATGCGGGCCGCCGCTCGGTGGTCAACAGCGGCGGGCTCACCACGTCGTGGTTCGGGTTCAAAGGCACGGAAGACCTGGGCGGCGGCCTCAAGGCCAACTTCCAGCTGACGTCGTTCTTCCAGGCCGACACCGGCACGCCGGGCCGCTTCGCCAACGACACGTTCTTCTCGCGCGACGCCAACGTGAGCCTGTCGGGCGACTTCGGCTCGGTGCTGGTCGGCCGCTGGATGGCGCCCAACTTCCTGCCGTCGGTGGTGGGCAATCCGCTGGGCGATTCGTTCACGTTCTCTCCGCTGATCCTGCACATGAACGTGCCGCTGTTCAACGGCACCGGCTGGGCCGCCACGACGCCCGCCGACACGGGCTGGAGCAACCAGATCGTCTACAGCACGCCGAAGTTCGGCGGCTTCTCCGCCAACCTGCAGTACCAGTTCGGCGAGCAGCCCAACAGCAACGGCCGCAAGAACGTGGGCGCGAATTTCTTCTATTTCGGCGGGCCGCTCACGGTGACCGGCTTCTACGAGCGCGACCAGATCGGCAACCCCGGCCAGGGCGCCTACCTCGGCACCACGAAGAAGGACTGGATGCTGCTGGGCGCCTACGACTTCGAGGTGGTCAAGCCCTACCTGAGCTACGGCGAAGCCAAGGCCGACAACACGGCCAACAAGGCCAAGACGGTGCAGCTGGGCGCCTCCGTTCCCACGGGGCCGTCAGGCAAGGTGATCGTCGAATGGGTGAAGACCGAGATGACGCAGACCGACATCGACCGCAAGACCTTCACCGTGGGCTACGACTATTTCCTCTCCAAGCGGACCGACGTGTACGCGATGCTGATGAACGACCGCATCACCGCGCAAACCAAGGGCAACAGCTTCGGCGTGGGCATCCGCCACCGCTTCTGA
- a CDS encoding Crp/Fnr family transcriptional regulator, whose translation MFPMPSTDSSAPCEVVAAGQLLRQRRQQPASVLYLDSGRVVFGVREDGQLRHQLGVVEGPFWLDAASALLGQPCPVDMVADSRVQLRRMPLTAFRDEVALLPAPAQRLVRDMASGYLQQTELAVSRLAQDAEARCAQWLLRHAEQDGTGALRVMLSQRKRLIAAQLGIAPETLSRVLRHLREHGLISGTGNVLTLPQPAELRLVAGG comes from the coding sequence ATGTTCCCCATGCCTTCCACCGATTCCTCCGCGCCGTGCGAAGTGGTTGCCGCCGGCCAGCTGCTGCGCCAGCGCCGCCAGCAGCCGGCGTCGGTGCTGTACCTCGACAGCGGCCGCGTGGTGTTCGGCGTGCGCGAGGACGGGCAGCTCCGGCACCAGCTCGGCGTGGTGGAAGGACCGTTCTGGCTCGACGCCGCATCGGCGCTGCTGGGCCAGCCCTGCCCGGTCGACATGGTGGCGGACTCGCGCGTGCAACTGCGCCGCATGCCGCTCACGGCCTTCCGCGACGAGGTGGCCCTGCTGCCGGCCCCGGCCCAGCGGCTCGTGCGCGACATGGCCTCCGGCTATCTGCAGCAGACCGAGCTGGCCGTGAGCCGGCTGGCCCAGGACGCCGAGGCCCGCTGCGCGCAATGGCTGCTGCGCCATGCCGAGCAGGACGGCACCGGAGCGCTGCGGGTGATGCTGAGCCAGCGCAAGCGCTTGATCGCCGCGCAACTGGGCATTGCGCCGGAAACACTCTCGCGCGTACTGCGCCACCTGCGCGAGCACGGGCTCATATCGGGCACGGGCAACGTGCTCACCTTGCCGCAGCCTGCGGAGCTGCGCCTGGTGGCCGGCGGCTGA
- a CDS encoding isopenicillin N synthase family dioxygenase — translation MQGTTFVTEGILNMAVENQSHVRYHPGSEPIPIVSLAAFRSRDVERKQALAEALGAVCREHGYFYVEDHGLPEDLLVAAQAAVRDFFDLPLADKMSIDIAHSPFHRGYVPAGGETPYGSAIKDLKEAFDMALELGPGDPDVRAGKFFHGPNAWPAAQPMLRPTLSWLYREWTAMCGDISELFALGLGLPNHYFAERTLKPLAQLRAARYPEQPAGDTGGAIGCGPHTDYGIVTVIWQMDAEGLEVCNPAGRWIRAPRIPGTFTCLLGNVTGMWTNDHWRATPHRVLNLSGRTRHSLNFFFDPDYDCVVQPLPQFVTATVPPRYAPTTMGAHLVQSFDGVFEYRKQASHAADPAAAFQE, via the coding sequence GTGCAAGGCACGACATTCGTCACGGAGGGCATCTTGAATATGGCTGTCGAGAATCAGTCCCACGTGAGGTATCACCCCGGTAGCGAGCCCATACCGATCGTCAGCCTCGCCGCATTCCGCTCGCGGGATGTCGAGCGCAAGCAGGCACTGGCGGAGGCGCTCGGCGCGGTGTGCCGCGAACACGGCTATTTCTACGTCGAGGATCACGGCCTGCCCGAAGACCTGTTGGTGGCTGCGCAGGCCGCGGTGCGCGATTTCTTCGATCTGCCGCTGGCCGACAAGATGTCGATAGACATCGCCCATTCCCCTTTTCACCGCGGCTATGTGCCTGCGGGAGGCGAGACGCCCTACGGCAGTGCGATCAAGGATCTGAAAGAGGCGTTTGACATGGCCTTGGAACTGGGGCCTGGCGACCCCGATGTGCGCGCGGGCAAGTTCTTCCACGGCCCGAATGCCTGGCCCGCTGCGCAGCCCATGCTGAGACCAACGCTGTCATGGCTTTATCGCGAGTGGACGGCGATGTGCGGCGATATCAGCGAGTTGTTCGCGCTCGGACTCGGTCTGCCCAACCATTACTTTGCAGAACGCACCCTCAAGCCGCTCGCGCAATTGCGCGCTGCCCGTTACCCCGAGCAGCCGGCTGGTGACACCGGCGGCGCGATCGGCTGCGGGCCCCACACCGACTACGGGATCGTGACGGTGATCTGGCAAATGGATGCCGAAGGGCTCGAGGTGTGCAACCCGGCGGGCCGCTGGATCCGCGCACCGCGAATTCCCGGCACATTCACGTGCCTGCTCGGCAATGTGACGGGCATGTGGACCAACGACCATTGGCGCGCCACGCCCCACCGTGTGCTGAACCTCTCGGGCCGGACGCGGCACTCGCTCAACTTCTTCTTCGATCCCGACTACGACTGCGTAGTGCAGCCTCTGCCGCAGTTCGTCACGGCCACTGTGCCCCCGCGCTATGCGCCCACGACGATGGGCGCGCACCTGGTGCAGAGCTTCGATGGCGTGTTCGAGTACAGGAAACAGGCATCCCACGCGGCTGATCCAGCCGCGGCATTTCAGGAGTGA